From Weissella confusa, a single genomic window includes:
- the dnaA gene encoding chromosomal replication initiator protein DnaA: MDPVQLWNAIKEELRATIAQTFSYANYVETLTPVAVVENENNTLTLQLATNHKQVAEEWQDTNSSYNQAFIQAAMIATNKLNGTPTFVIPSVTFLKPQPTSLFEETPTAPAAAPQSNVEISASDFVTQSILNPEFRFETFVSSDENGEAYAVAQAVADNPGTQWNPLLIYGGVGLGKTHLMQAIGNKVLERNPSAKVKFITTEDFINDFTDALRRGANATEAFKQEYRSADLLLVDDIQFLADKDKIQEEFFHTFNAITRENHQIVLTSDKLPKEIPGLEMRLVTRFAQGYSANITKPDLPTRVAILRNKAEQENLNIPNDVIDEIAAAVDTNVRDLEGVFNQVAGKLRFATAPVTVETARDILETMNFKRQRAITIPIIQETVAKFFNVTVQDLNGKKRNKEIVVPRQIAMYIARELTQDSLPQIGRAFGGKDHTTVMHSTEKIENAIENDAVLAGQVQQIREELSN; this comes from the coding sequence CAACTTGCAACGAATCACAAGCAGGTTGCTGAAGAATGGCAAGATACCAACAGTTCTTATAATCAAGCATTCATTCAAGCAGCAATGATTGCGACTAACAAATTGAATGGCACACCAACATTTGTCATTCCATCTGTTACGTTCCTAAAGCCACAACCAACCTCATTATTTGAGGAAACACCAACTGCGCCAGCTGCTGCACCGCAATCTAATGTTGAGATCTCAGCATCTGACTTCGTTACACAATCTATTTTGAATCCTGAATTCCGATTCGAAACGTTTGTGTCTTCAGACGAGAACGGTGAAGCCTACGCTGTTGCGCAAGCCGTGGCCGACAATCCTGGTACACAATGGAATCCACTTCTTATATATGGAGGAGTAGGTTTGGGGAAGACCCACTTGATGCAAGCCATTGGTAATAAAGTTTTGGAGCGCAATCCAAGTGCCAAGGTAAAGTTCATCACAACTGAGGACTTTATCAATGACTTCACGGATGCGTTGCGTCGTGGTGCGAATGCAACTGAAGCATTCAAACAAGAATACCGTTCAGCTGATCTTCTATTAGTAGACGATATTCAATTCTTAGCTGATAAGGACAAGATTCAGGAAGAGTTCTTCCACACGTTTAATGCGATTACGCGTGAGAATCACCAAATTGTTCTAACATCTGATAAGTTGCCTAAGGAAATTCCTGGTCTTGAGATGCGTTTGGTTACACGCTTTGCTCAAGGTTATTCAGCAAACATTACGAAGCCTGATTTGCCAACCCGTGTTGCGATCCTTCGTAATAAGGCTGAACAAGAAAACCTCAACATTCCAAATGATGTGATTGATGAAATCGCAGCGGCCGTTGATACGAATGTCCGTGATTTGGAAGGTGTTTTCAATCAAGTTGCTGGTAAGTTGCGCTTCGCAACAGCACCCGTCACGGTTGAAACGGCGCGTGATATTTTGGAGACCATGAACTTCAAGCGTCAACGCGCGATTACGATTCCAATCATTCAAGAAACAGTGGCTAAGTTCTTTAATGTCACGGTTCAAGACTTGAATGGTAAGAAGCGTAATAAGGAAATTGTGGTGCCGCGTCAAATCGCGATGTACATTGCACGTGAATTGACCCAAGACTCATTGCCACAAATTGGCCGTGCTTTTGGTGGTAAAGATCACACGACAGTTATGCACTCAACTGAAAAAATTGAGAATGCAATTGAAAATGATGCCGTGTTGGCTGGCCAAGTTCAACAAATTCGTGAAGAATTGAGCAATTAA
- the dnaN gene encoding DNA polymerase III subunit beta: MQFTINRAVFIKAMNNVSRAISSRTSMPILTGVKLVLDNNGLTLTGSDTDISIETLIPVTDDQASLTIQEPGALVLPAAFFSNIVKRLPGETFTLSNTTGFQAKITSENSEFDINGQDANNYPHLPEIEVRNNLTLPSETLNEVIGQTVIAVSKQLSQPILTGVHFILAGGNLTAVATDRHRLAQRTVALNESDVDADIIVPGPSLNQLQAMLDEVETVDVRVAENQVIFQLGANTTFYSRLLEGNYPDASRLIPTEKRTTLTINARDLLQTIERAALLSHEGRSNVIQFTVSDEKSLISSNSPEVGRVEEQIFAAETAGDELTISFNPDYMREALKSFGDEQIQIGFKTALDPFTLVPTNNETNFIQLITPVRTY, translated from the coding sequence ATGCAATTTACAATTAATCGAGCTGTTTTCATCAAGGCTATGAATAACGTTAGCCGTGCTATTTCATCTCGTACATCAATGCCAATCCTAACGGGTGTTAAGTTGGTTCTCGATAACAACGGTTTGACGTTGACTGGATCAGATACGGATATCTCAATTGAAACTTTGATTCCAGTTACAGATGATCAAGCATCACTAACAATCCAAGAACCAGGTGCATTGGTTTTGCCAGCTGCCTTCTTCTCAAATATCGTTAAGCGTTTGCCAGGTGAGACATTTACGTTGTCAAACACAACTGGATTCCAAGCAAAGATTACGTCAGAGAATTCAGAGTTTGATATTAATGGTCAAGATGCGAATAACTACCCACACTTGCCGGAAATTGAAGTTCGCAACAATTTGACTTTGCCATCAGAAACGTTGAACGAAGTTATTGGGCAAACAGTTATCGCTGTATCAAAGCAACTAAGCCAACCAATCTTGACTGGTGTGCACTTTATTTTGGCAGGCGGAAATTTGACGGCTGTTGCAACTGATCGTCACCGTTTGGCACAACGTACTGTCGCTTTGAACGAATCAGATGTTGATGCTGATATCATCGTGCCAGGTCCTTCATTGAACCAATTGCAAGCAATGCTTGATGAAGTAGAAACGGTTGATGTCCGCGTGGCTGAAAACCAAGTTATTTTCCAATTGGGAGCTAACACAACGTTCTACTCACGTTTGTTGGAAGGTAACTACCCAGATGCTTCACGGTTGATTCCAACTGAGAAGCGTACGACTTTGACGATCAACGCACGTGACTTGTTGCAAACAATCGAACGTGCCGCTTTGTTGAGTCACGAAGGTCGCTCAAACGTCATCCAATTTACGGTTAGTGATGAGAAGTCATTGATTTCTTCTAACTCACCTGAAGTTGGTCGCGTTGAAGAGCAAATCTTTGCTGCCGAAACTGCCGGTGATGAATTGACGATTTCATTCAACCCTGACTACATGCGCGAAGCATTGAAGTCATTTGGGGATGAACAAATTCAAATTGGCTTTAAGACAGCCTTGGATCCATTTACATTGGTTCCAACTAACAATGAAACAAACTTCATTCAACTAATTACGCCAGTTCGTACTTACTAA
- the yaaA gene encoding S4 domain-containing protein YaaA, producing MATEVHIQTPFITLGQLLKEESIISTGGQAKWYLRENTVLVNQEPDDRRGRKLYPGDIVAVPSGERFVINGMGAEAD from the coding sequence TTGGCTACTGAAGTGCATATTCAAACGCCCTTTATTACACTAGGGCAACTATTGAAGGAAGAAAGCATTATCTCAACGGGTGGACAAGCTAAGTGGTACCTACGTGAGAACACGGTGCTTGTTAATCAAGAGCCTGATGATCGTCGCGGTCGCAAGTTGTACCCTGGCGATATCGTGGCGGTGCCATCTGGTGAGCGCTTTGTGATTAACGGGATGGGTGCTGAAGCAGACTAA
- the recF gene encoding DNA replication/repair protein RecF: MELLELKLNNFRNYQDLEVTFSPGVNVFLGPNAQGKTNLLEAIYVLALARSHRTTSDKELIGWEGKEAMVSGVVQRQYGKVPLSLAFTSKGKKARMNHLDQAKLGTYIGQLNVILFAPEDLALVKGAPTVRRNFIDREFSQMSPKYLYIANQYKVVLKQRNQYLKQLQSKQAKDVLYLEVLTEQLTNFASELIMRRQALIKELGKAAAPIHADITQGGETLSIAYVSQLSEEELVDEQTVKSAMMKRFERLQSREIMMGTTMLGPHRDDLRFDVNGHDVATFGSQGQQRTTALAVKLAEIDLMKQETGEYPILLLDDVLSELDTNRQTHLLTAMQNKVQTFITTPSLSDVARQLINEPKVFNVRAGQLVETNGLGEEASAD, from the coding sequence ATGGAACTGCTTGAGCTAAAACTGAATAATTTCCGGAATTATCAAGATTTAGAGGTGACATTTTCGCCTGGTGTAAATGTATTCCTGGGACCAAATGCGCAAGGTAAGACAAACTTACTTGAAGCAATTTATGTTTTAGCTTTGGCACGTTCGCACCGAACAACTTCTGATAAAGAGTTGATTGGTTGGGAAGGCAAAGAAGCAATGGTTTCCGGAGTTGTACAACGTCAGTACGGAAAAGTGCCGCTTTCATTAGCTTTCACTAGTAAAGGTAAGAAAGCGCGCATGAATCACTTGGATCAAGCCAAGCTAGGTACTTATATTGGTCAATTAAATGTTATTTTATTCGCGCCAGAAGATTTGGCGTTGGTAAAAGGTGCACCCACTGTGCGACGCAATTTTATTGACCGAGAATTCAGTCAAATGAGTCCAAAGTACCTATATATTGCCAATCAATACAAAGTTGTGTTGAAACAACGCAATCAGTATTTGAAGCAATTGCAATCCAAGCAGGCCAAAGATGTCTTGTATCTGGAAGTTTTAACAGAGCAATTAACTAATTTTGCTAGCGAACTAATCATGCGTCGCCAAGCGCTCATTAAAGAGCTTGGTAAAGCTGCTGCGCCAATTCACGCAGATATCACACAGGGTGGCGAAACACTTTCGATTGCTTATGTGTCACAACTATCTGAAGAAGAGTTGGTTGACGAACAAACGGTTAAGTCAGCTATGATGAAGCGTTTTGAGCGGTTACAATCACGCGAAATCATGATGGGAACCACAATGTTAGGGCCACACCGTGATGATTTACGTTTCGACGTAAATGGTCATGACGTGGCGACGTTTGGTTCACAAGGACAGCAACGCACAACCGCGTTGGCAGTTAAGTTGGCTGAAATTGATTTGATGAAGCAAGAAACCGGTGAATATCCGATTTTGTTGCTTGATGATGTGCTATCAGAATTAGACACAAATCGCCAAACACATTTGTTGACGGCGATGCAAAATAAGGTGCAAACCTTTATTACGACGCCGTCACTAAGCGATGTGGCCCGTCAACTAATTAATGAACCAAAGGTCTTTAATGTGCGAGCCGGGCAACTGGTTGAAACAAATGGTTTAGGGGAAGAAGCTAGTGCAGACTAG
- the gyrB gene encoding DNA topoisomerase (ATP-hydrolyzing) subunit B produces the protein MAEEDVTQMHTDADDYDASQIQVLEGLEAVRKRPGMYIGTTTSQGLHHLVWEIVDNGIDEALAGFADHITVAIEKDNSITVTDNGRGIPVDIQEKTGKPALETVFTVLHAGGKFGGGGYKVSGGLHGVGASVVNALSTELDVMVVRDGQGYAMDFERGHVKTTMHSAPVDNAPVSRGTIVHFLPDPDIFRETTTYDYKILMNRVRELAFLNKGLRISITDNRADEPETESFHYEGGIKEYVRFLNVNKDVIFDDPIYVEGMENGIEVEVSLQYTDDYHSNMLSFTNNIHTYEGGTHETGFKAALTRVINDYARKNGQLKENDDALSGDDVREGLTAIVSVKHPNPQFEGQTKTKLGNSDARTAVDRMFSETFNRFMMENPAVAKQIVEKGILAGKARMAAKRAREATRKKSGLEIANLPGKLADNTSKDPEISELFIVEGDSAGGSAKQGRERLTQAILPIRGKILNVEKASLDKILANEEIRSLFTAMGTGFGNEFDVTKAKYHKLIIMTDADVDGAHIRTLLLTLIYRYMRPLLDAGYIYIAQPPLYQVRQGKFVQYLDSDEELEALLPTLPASPKPVIQRYKGLGEMDAEQLWETTMDPSVRRLLRVEMDDAVDADQVFSMLMGDKVEPRREFIEENAQYAELDV, from the coding sequence ATGGCTGAAGAAGATGTAACACAAATGCATACTGACGCAGATGATTACGATGCTAGTCAAATCCAGGTTTTGGAAGGATTGGAAGCCGTTCGTAAGCGTCCAGGTATGTATATTGGAACGACGACGAGTCAAGGATTGCACCACTTGGTGTGGGAAATTGTCGACAACGGAATTGATGAAGCGCTAGCAGGTTTTGCTGATCACATTACGGTGGCAATTGAAAAGGACAACTCAATTACGGTTACTGACAACGGTCGTGGAATCCCCGTTGATATCCAAGAGAAGACAGGTAAGCCTGCTTTGGAAACTGTCTTTACTGTCTTGCACGCCGGTGGAAAGTTCGGCGGTGGCGGATACAAGGTTTCTGGTGGATTGCACGGTGTTGGTGCGTCTGTTGTTAACGCTTTGTCTACTGAATTGGACGTTATGGTTGTCCGTGATGGTCAAGGTTACGCAATGGACTTCGAACGTGGACACGTTAAGACAACGATGCACAGTGCACCAGTTGATAACGCACCTGTTTCACGTGGAACAATTGTGCACTTCTTGCCAGATCCAGATATCTTCCGTGAGACGACGACATACGATTACAAGATTTTGATGAATCGTGTCCGCGAATTGGCCTTTTTGAACAAGGGACTACGTATTTCAATCACTGACAACCGTGCGGATGAACCTGAAACAGAGTCATTCCACTACGAAGGTGGTATTAAGGAATACGTTCGTTTCTTGAACGTGAACAAGGACGTCATTTTTGATGATCCAATTTATGTTGAGGGAATGGAAAATGGCATTGAAGTTGAAGTATCACTTCAATACACGGACGATTACCACAGCAACATGTTGTCATTTACGAACAACATCCACACGTACGAAGGTGGAACTCACGAAACTGGATTTAAGGCTGCTTTGACGCGTGTAATTAATGATTACGCACGTAAGAACGGTCAATTGAAGGAAAACGATGATGCTCTTTCTGGGGATGACGTTCGTGAAGGTTTGACGGCAATTGTGTCAGTTAAGCACCCTAACCCTCAATTTGAGGGACAAACGAAGACGAAGTTGGGTAACTCAGATGCGCGTACGGCCGTTGACCGTATGTTCTCAGAGACATTCAACCGCTTCATGATGGAAAACCCAGCGGTTGCTAAGCAAATTGTTGAAAAGGGTATCTTGGCTGGTAAGGCTCGTATGGCTGCCAAGCGTGCGCGTGAAGCAACGCGTAAGAAGTCAGGTTTGGAAATTGCTAATTTGCCAGGTAAGTTGGCTGACAACACGTCAAAGGATCCTGAGATTTCTGAATTGTTCATCGTTGAGGGAGACTCAGCCGGTGGTTCAGCAAAGCAAGGTCGTGAGCGTTTGACGCAAGCTATTTTGCCAATCCGTGGAAAGATTTTGAACGTTGAAAAGGCTTCATTGGACAAGATTTTGGCCAACGAAGAGATCCGTTCACTATTTACGGCCATGGGAACTGGTTTTGGTAACGAATTTGATGTCACAAAGGCTAAGTACCACAAGTTGATTATCATGACCGACGCCGATGTCGACGGTGCGCACATTCGTACGTTGCTATTGACGTTGATCTATCGTTACATGCGTCCATTGTTGGATGCTGGATACATCTACATTGCGCAACCACCTCTATATCAAGTACGCCAAGGTAAGTTTGTTCAATACTTGGATTCTGATGAAGAGTTGGAAGCATTGTTGCCAACGTTGCCTGCGTCACCTAAGCCTGTTATCCAACGATACAAGGGACTTGGTGAAATGGACGCTGAGCAATTGTGGGAAACAACGATGGACCCGTCAGTTCGTCGTTTGTTGCGTGTTGAAATGGATGATGCCGTTGATGCTGACCAAGTATTCTCAATGTTGATGGGAGACAAGGTTGAGCCACGACGTGAGTTTATTGAAGAGAACGCACAATACGCTGAATTGGACGTTTAA
- the gyrA gene encoding DNA gyrase subunit A: MAEEEQNNSRIKPAKLGEQMRTSFLDYAMSVIVARALPDVRDGLKPVHRRILYGMNELGVTPDKQHKKSARIVGDVMGKYHPHGDSAIYESMVRMAQDFSYRYMLVDGHGNFGSVDGDPAAAMRYTEARLSKIATEMLRDINKDTIDFADNYDGTDREPVVLPARFPNLLVNGANGIAVGMATNIPPHNLGEVISAIHMLMNNPDVTTAELMEAVPGPDFPTGAIVMGKSGIRKAYETGKGVVTVRAKVEIETEKSGKERIIVTELPYMVNKAKLIERIAELGREKRIEGITAVNDESDQTGYRIAIDIRRDVSASVVLNNLYKNTLMQTGFSFNMLAVQDGRPKLLGLKAMLVAYLEHQQIVVRRRTEFELRKAEARAHILEGLRIALDHIDAIISIIRGSETSEIAKNRLMSDYSLSDKQAQAILDMRLVRLTGLERGKIEEEYQGLMTAIADYKDILAKPERIDEIIYTELLEIQEKYGDERRTELQIGDVTSIEDEDLIEEEDIIVSLTSGGYIKRMAQTEFRAQNRGGRGVQGMGVNDDDFIDQLIGTSTHDTLLFFTNAGKVYKMKGYEIPEYGRSAKGIPVVNLLGIEAGESVQTVINVRGDAAESKDYLFFTTRLGRVKKTPVSDFGNIRAHGLKAITLNDDDELINVMITDGTENLLIGTHGGYAVSFNAEAVRSMGRSAAGVRGITLRDDDFVIGAEVLKDEGHVLVITEKGYGKQTPVSEYPIKGRGGKGIKTAQITEKNGPLAGLAVVDGSEDIMLTTNKGVMIRFTVDSVSETGRATQGVRVIRLDDDAVVATFAKVEHEDESEEVTQDGAATAPVADQAGTDLPDAPAAGEQPAEVAELLARAEDDSDSQE; this comes from the coding sequence ATGGCTGAAGAAGAACAAAATAACAGCCGCATTAAGCCCGCCAAGCTTGGCGAGCAAATGCGAACGTCATTCTTGGACTACGCGATGTCAGTTATCGTGGCTCGTGCTTTGCCTGACGTCCGTGATGGATTGAAGCCGGTTCACCGTCGTATCTTGTACGGAATGAACGAATTGGGTGTGACGCCTGATAAGCAACACAAGAAGTCTGCCCGTATCGTCGGTGACGTTATGGGTAAGTATCACCCCCACGGTGACTCTGCTATTTACGAATCAATGGTTCGTATGGCACAAGATTTTAGTTACCGTTACATGCTAGTTGATGGTCACGGAAACTTCGGTTCTGTCGATGGTGACCCAGCTGCCGCCATGCGTTACACCGAAGCACGTTTGAGCAAGATTGCGACAGAAATGCTTCGTGATATCAACAAGGATACGATTGATTTTGCTGATAACTACGATGGTACGGATCGTGAGCCGGTTGTATTGCCAGCTCGTTTCCCTAACTTGCTAGTTAACGGTGCAAATGGAATCGCCGTTGGTATGGCAACAAACATTCCGCCTCACAATTTGGGTGAAGTGATTTCTGCTATCCACATGTTGATGAATAACCCTGATGTGACAACCGCTGAGTTGATGGAAGCCGTCCCAGGACCTGACTTCCCAACTGGTGCGATTGTGATGGGAAAGTCTGGTATTCGTAAGGCGTACGAGACTGGTAAGGGTGTCGTAACGGTTCGTGCGAAGGTTGAAATCGAAACAGAAAAGTCTGGTAAGGAACGCATCATCGTGACTGAGTTGCCATACATGGTTAACAAGGCAAAGTTGATTGAGCGAATTGCTGAACTTGGACGTGAGAAGCGCATCGAAGGAATCACTGCTGTTAACGATGAATCTGACCAAACAGGTTACCGTATTGCAATCGATATCCGTCGTGACGTTTCAGCCTCAGTTGTTTTGAACAACTTGTACAAGAACACGTTGATGCAAACTGGTTTCAGCTTTAACATGCTGGCCGTTCAAGATGGTCGTCCAAAGTTGTTGGGCTTGAAGGCAATGTTGGTTGCTTATCTTGAGCACCAACAAATCGTGGTTCGTCGTCGTACGGAATTCGAATTGCGTAAGGCTGAAGCACGTGCGCACATCTTGGAAGGTTTGCGTATTGCGTTGGATCACATCGATGCCATTATCAGCATTATTCGTGGTTCAGAGACGTCAGAAATCGCGAAGAATCGTTTGATGTCTGATTACTCATTGTCAGATAAGCAAGCGCAAGCCATCTTGGACATGCGTTTGGTCCGTTTGACAGGTTTGGAACGTGGCAAGATTGAAGAAGAGTATCAAGGCTTGATGACAGCAATTGCTGACTACAAGGATATCTTGGCTAAGCCTGAGCGAATCGACGAAATCATTTACACTGAGTTGCTTGAAATTCAAGAAAAGTACGGTGATGAGCGTCGTACGGAATTGCAAATCGGTGACGTGACAAGCATTGAAGATGAAGATTTGATTGAAGAAGAAGACATTATCGTGTCATTGACGAGTGGTGGTTACATCAAGCGTATGGCACAAACTGAATTCCGTGCCCAAAACCGTGGTGGTCGTGGTGTCCAAGGAATGGGTGTTAATGATGATGACTTTATCGATCAATTGATTGGTACATCAACGCACGATACGTTGTTGTTCTTCACGAACGCCGGTAAGGTCTACAAGATGAAGGGATACGAAATCCCTGAGTACGGTCGTTCAGCTAAGGGTATTCCAGTTGTTAACTTGCTTGGAATCGAAGCGGGCGAGAGTGTTCAAACAGTCATCAACGTGCGTGGGGATGCTGCTGAAAGCAAGGATTACTTGTTCTTCACGACGCGTCTTGGACGTGTTAAGAAGACACCAGTATCTGACTTCGGTAACATTCGTGCCCACGGTTTGAAGGCGATTACGTTGAATGACGATGATGAATTGATTAACGTTATGATTACTGATGGTACTGAGAACTTGTTGATTGGTACGCATGGTGGTTATGCTGTTTCATTCAATGCGGAAGCCGTTCGTTCAATGGGACGTTCAGCTGCCGGTGTCCGTGGTATTACATTGCGTGACGATGACTTTGTTATCGGTGCTGAAGTCTTGAAGGACGAAGGCCACGTTTTGGTTATCACTGAAAAGGGATACGGAAAGCAAACGCCAGTCTCAGAATACCCAATCAAGGGTCGTGGTGGTAAGGGTATCAAGACAGCCCAAATCACTGAAAAGAACGGACCTTTGGCAGGTTTGGCGGTTGTTGACGGATCAGAAGACATCATGTTGACGACTAACAAGGGTGTCATGATTCGATTCACGGTTGATTCAGTTTCTGAAACTGGTCGTGCAACCCAAGGTGTGCGCGTAATCCGTTTGGATGATGACGCTGTGGTAGCAACCTTTGCTAAGGTTGAACACGAAGATGAGTCAGAAGAGGTGACGCAAGATGGTGCAGCAACTGCACCGGTTGCTGACCAAGCTGGCACTGATTTGCCTGATGCACCAGCAGCTGGTGAACAACCAGCTGAAGTAGCCGAGCTACTTGCACGTGCTGAAGACGATTCAGATTCACAAGAGTAA
- a CDS encoding XRE family transcriptional regulator, giving the protein MGKNRVPVDAIRDAMIYFIKERNISVPVVLKTVDISRSRLYDYLQGNGKVSATTLVNLLMTIGVSFDELMLHIYMNNPELLDPAIKELGLDAHSVTMTPTEDTVYRTLSMYDETRDVRLLVNLVRAINSQVVDEVEKYRLIEMVRPTIVKLLSSREFYTANDMLMFANIIRHEPYNAAKLVVKQMSDQARRMASLEGYGLMELDNFSSAEVRNVALLHFQLLIMALENKDDETVRNTLMFVREYRLPALSTYFGFVKKMAQVVELSLADDDEAAEALWNQATESAKFLVDERFWPIYSFIARRSYSEFSIPVLSYRQHINEGK; this is encoded by the coding sequence ATGGGTAAGAATCGAGTGCCGGTGGATGCAATTCGTGACGCGATGATTTATTTCATCAAGGAACGAAACATTTCAGTTCCGGTTGTTTTGAAGACGGTTGATATTTCACGCTCACGTTTGTACGACTACTTGCAAGGTAATGGAAAAGTCAGTGCAACAACGTTGGTGAATTTGTTGATGACGATTGGTGTGTCATTTGATGAATTGATGCTCCACATCTATATGAATAATCCTGAATTGTTGGATCCAGCAATTAAGGAACTTGGTTTGGACGCACACTCTGTTACGATGACACCAACGGAAGACACGGTTTATCGTACGCTTTCAATGTATGACGAAACACGTGACGTACGTTTGTTGGTTAACTTAGTACGTGCGATCAACTCACAAGTGGTTGATGAAGTTGAAAAGTATCGCTTGATTGAAATGGTTCGTCCAACAATCGTTAAGTTGCTCTCATCACGTGAGTTCTATACGGCAAATGATATGTTGATGTTTGCAAACATCATTCGCCACGAACCATACAACGCAGCAAAGCTTGTCGTAAAGCAAATGTCTGATCAAGCACGTCGTATGGCTAGTCTTGAAGGATATGGTTTGATGGAGTTGGATAACTTCTCTTCAGCTGAAGTCCGCAACGTGGCTTTGCTACACTTCCAATTGTTGATTATGGCATTGGAAAATAAGGATGATGAAACGGTGCGCAACACATTGATGTTTGTGCGCGAATACCGCTTGCCAGCTTTGAGTACATACTTTGGCTTCGTTAAGAAGATGGCGCAAGTTGTTGAATTGTCATTGGCTGATGACGATGAAGCTGCTGAGGCGTTGTGGAATCAAGCAACTGAATCAGCAAAGTTCTTGGTTGATGAACGCTTCTGGCCAATCTATTCATTCATTGCCCGTCGCTCATACAGCGAATTTTCAATTCCTGTGTTGTCATACCGTCAACACATCAATGAAGGTAAATAA
- a CDS encoding GNAT family N-acetyltransferase, whose translation MSNELIVSKEYGAGALSREALAIRQTVFVGEQGVPLELEIDDLDDSTTHYVGFTESHAVTTARVLVNQDGSNWHIQRVATLSDARGHGYAAIIMQEIIADAKEAGVHTLDLGAQVSALGFYEKLGFEAEGDIFLDAGIEHRNMVLKLS comes from the coding sequence ATGTCAAATGAACTCATTGTAAGTAAAGAATACGGTGCTGGTGCACTTAGCCGCGAAGCGCTTGCTATCCGTCAAACCGTTTTCGTCGGCGAGCAAGGTGTACCGCTCGAACTAGAGATTGACGACTTAGATGATTCTACAACCCACTACGTCGGCTTTACCGAAAGTCACGCAGTAACCACAGCACGTGTCTTAGTGAACCAAGATGGTTCTAACTGGCACATTCAACGTGTCGCGACCCTATCTGATGCCCGCGGTCACGGTTACGCTGCGATAATTATGCAAGAAATTATCGCGGATGCCAAAGAAGCTGGTGTTCACACCCTTGATTTGGGTGCCCAGGTTTCAGCGCTTGGTTTCTACGAAAAGCTCGGTTTCGAGGCTGAAGGCGATATTTTCCTAGATGCTGGCATTGAGCACCGCAACATGGTTCTAAAACTTTCATAA